ACGAACACCAGCGCTCACGCCGCGCTTGATTCATGGATTGATTATACAGTGCAATTTTAAAAATGTCGCAGAAAATATTTCAACTTATAAAATTATCCCCACAGTTTCAATTTGACCCCGCCATAGAATGTGCGGCCCGGCAGCGGATACCCCGGCTGTTCCACATAACGCTTGTTGGCGAGATCGCTGGATCCGAGATAGATCTCCAACTGGCGCAGCTGATAGGCGACGCGCAGATCCCAGAGCAGCTGCGATCCCAGCTTAACCCCGCTCTGGTCATTGCCGGAATATCGCGCGTCCTCATACCGGAGCGTGGAATCGAACGTCCAGTTTTTCTTTAGCGTGAAGGTCGCGAGATAGTTCACGGTATGGCGGGGGCTGAAAGCCAGCGCCACATAATGATCCACCCCGCCCGGAATTCCGAGATTTTCAAGATAGGTGTAGTTCAGCTCGTTCCGGAAAGTGTCGTTCAGGATGTGGTTCAATTGAATTTCCATCCCCTGCCGGCGGGCCCGGCCGACATTGATCACGGTATCGTAGGTCGCCGGTTTGACCTGAATCAGATCCGTCACGTTCGCGCGAAAATAGGTCGCCCGCACACTGACGGAAGAATCGTGCAATTCTACGCCGGCATCGTACGTCCACGCCTTCTCCGGCCGCAGATCCGGATTGCCATTAAAGAAAGGGCTCACGTAAAAAAGATCATCAATTGTTGGGGCACGAAACGAACGCGCCGTTGATCCCGAGAAGCGCAGCCAATCTGTGGCATCCTCCATCAAACTGACGCGAGGATTCGAAGAGTCGCCGGCTTGACTGTTATGGTCATAACGCCCGCTCGGGATCAGCGTGATCCTTTTCCATCGTATCGTTTCCTGAGCAAAAACCCCCCAATTTTCGATCGTTTTGATAAAACTGTTGCCGGGCGCTAAACGGTTCTCGTGATCCTCCCGGTCACGAATAAAATTCCCCCCGACCAAAAGCCCTAGTGGTAGATTCACCTGGGTTTCTGCTCCCTTGCTCTGTTCGCGGCGATCCGAACGGCTGGCATTGAGTAAATTGGGATCATCCGTGTCATTCAAATCGACTTCCCTCTGCATGCCGTACAAACGCAACGCCAGCAGGCTGTTCATCGGCAACGGCAGCAAATACGACGTTCGAATGTAATTACTATCCGTGGTTTTCCGCGCGGTGGGAGAACTCGCCGGTTTTTCGTCTTTGTCATTAAAGCGGTGCGGCTCAAGAAAATGCAGCGGCACGGCCTGGCAGTAGACATCGTCAATCTCGCAGCGCCGGCCGGGAATCCCCGCTTCGCTGTGGAAATTCCCGATGTCAAAAAGAAATTTCCCCCCCGCACCCATGGACACGCCGATATTGCCGCCGATATTGTGCTGACGCGTATCGGCGTTGCTCCGGAATCCGCTCTCCCACTGCTGATTGCCGGAGAAGAAATAATCAACGATCCCCAGACGGGAACCAAAATCCATCCGATACCCCTGACGTCCATAGGAACCGCCTTCATACCCCACATGGCTGATGGGAAGTCCCCGATAGGCGGCCCGTTTGGTGATGACATTGATCACCCCGCCCATCGCATTCGGACCGTAAAGGGCCGAAGCGCCCCCGCGCAAGATTTCAATATGGTCAATTTGCTCCACGGGAATCTCGGACAAATCAGCCGCCCCCAGCGCGGCGCCGGTCACCGGACGGCCGTCCATCAGAACGAGCGTCTGAAGAGAAGTTGATCCGCGAATGCTCGCCGCCAAAGGCGATCCCAGCCGTCCGATGGGCAACGTCGAAAGACCGGGCTGCCGAGCCACGGCTTCTCCTGCATTTTGAGCACCGAACTTCTTAAAGACATCGGGAAGAATCGTTTCCGCGCTGGTCGGCAACTCGCGCAAGGAACAGGCGAACCGCGAAAAGGTCACAAAGACGCCGGGGGAACGATCCGTCATGGCCTGAGGAATCGGAATGGATACGGACTCGCCGATGAGAGCGGCTGATGGAGGCTCTGTCGAAAGATCCACGGAAGCCGGAGCGTTCGGAAGGTCGAACGAAGCAACCGGTGTCGCGGTGGATCCCGCGACACCGGAGACAGGCTCCGCCGGACTCAACACCGGGAGCCCTGCGCTCAAAGCGAGGACAAGCCAGAAATGTCTAATCATCGCCTAAGTGTACAATGGCGACCCCCCGGCTGGCGAACTTACTGACCGGCCATCCAGAAATGGACCGTGACACCGCCGGAGAAGGTCCGTCCGGGCTGCGGGAAATACCCGTTAAAGGAATCCGCGTTTTCAGCGTAATGACGATCCAGCAGGTTGCTGCAGGCCACAAAAAGATCCAGCCATCCGATCTTTTTCGTTGCCTTAATATTAGCCACCACATAATCAGGAATCTCGACTCCCGTCTCTCCGATAGCCGACCACTGCTTATAAACATAGTGAACATCGAAGGTCAAACCGCTCTGCCGGGGAAGACGAACATCGGCGCGATAATCGATTTTATGTTTAGGACAGAAGGCCAGCGATCGAAAATCAAAGTTTCCATTTTCTGCGTTTTCGCCTTCCGCCTGGAGATAGGAATAAGCCAGCTTCTGGCGGACCCCCTTGTACGCATACGATAGCGCGGCTTCCACTCCCCGGGTAAAAGCCCGGTTGAGATTGAAGGCCGGGTAATACGTGACGGATGTAGAAACCTCAACGGGCTTCAAAGCGATACGGTCTTTCGTTTCGGTGTGGAACAAATTGACGGTCGTTTCCAGCCCCGGCATCGGTTTGACCGTGGCACCCAGATTGTAGCTCCAAGTTATCTCCGGATTTAAATGGCCGGGCTGGAACTCGGACGGCACATAAGGATTGAATTGGTCCGCCAGCGTCGGCGCATGGAAAGACCGGTTGGCTGATGCGGACATCTTCCACATTTCACCCGGAGTAACGACAAGTTCCACTCTCGGACTCCAGCTTTCACCATAGGAATTATCCCGGTCATAACGAATTCCCGGAGTGAATTTCAGCCACGCGTTGCGGATAAAATACGCTTCATAAAAAGTCCCCCAGGCATTCGTCCGGTAGACCCCGTAAACATTCGAATCCAAACGGTTTTGATAGAACTCATATCCCAGAGCGCCGCGTCCCGGACATTCGAGTTTTCCGAAAGCGTTGCGGCCTTCCGTCCGGGTCATCGTTTCCGCTCCGAATTGAAAGGTGTCCAGGTCCTTCACATTGTTTGCGACGCGGGCCGTCAGATCGATCCCCCTGATCCGATTCAGGTATTGCAACCGATTGTTCCGGTTCGTTTCGGTCTGATAAGCCGTTAAATCATTGGCCTGGCGTTCGAGCTCGCCGTCCCAATCACCGATCGGCACAGGCGTACCGGAGGGCAAACCGATCGATCCCTTCGCGCCTTCGATGGAATAGGAGAGCTTTCCCAGTTTTTTGGCGTCATACGCGAAAAAACCGGCGAGGTTTGTATTGCGATAACTCGAATTCTGCTGAAACCCATCGGAGAGATCCCGACTGGCGCTGGCCTGCGCCTCCACGGGTCCCTGCTGCGACCCGACTCGGACGCGATTATGGAGGGTGTCAAACGATCCGACATCCGACGCCGCTAACACATCCACCGCCGAGATCGGTCGTTTGGTGATGATTTGAATCACCCCGCCTTCTGCGTTCGGACCGTAAACGGCCGAAGCGCCGCCGCGCAGGATTTCGATGCGGTCCACATTGTCCAGAGGAAAGCGACTGAGGTCGACATCCCCCGTATAATCCGGGAGCTGGGGCACGTCATCGACGACCACCAGAATCTGCCTTCCGGAAAACCCACGGATCGACGGCATGGCCAGAGATCCTTNNNNNNNNNNTCCTTCTGATGCGCTTTTTTTGATGAGAACCCCCGGTTCCATACCGATGAGGTCACCGACGGTCCTCGCCGAGGATTGTTCGAAGTCCTTGGATTCGATCACATCAATATTGGTGGGAGCGTCGGAAACAGGAAGGTTACTGCGGTTGAGCGAAAGAAAGACATCGCTCGAATAGGACGGAACAGCCCCCAGCAACAACACGGCAACGGCAATGAACGATTTCATGGTGCGATCTCCTTGGCCCTCCCCAGAGGGCAATGGCTTTCACTCGATCTCGGTCTCCTGACTTCCCTTCACCCCTCCGTCGAACCTTCCCAACCGCCAGATACGCTGGCGACCAGTGGTTGAATTCGACATTGGTCCGGGTTACAGTCGCTGGGCGGCACCGGATTCACACCGGTTTCCCAAAAAGATCGTAGCGTTACAACTCTGTTTTCAGTGTGTTTTCCTCTAATGCAGGCAGAGTCCATCGACAAGTCAACGTACAAAGCGATCCGATCAGCATCAACACGACAACCGATGTTTGAACCGGATGAGCCTGGTGCGCCAGAATTCGCTGCAGAACGTCATACAGTTTTCCACCGAGAGCGTTTGAGCCGTACATGGCGATATCAAAAAAGGATAGAAACACGGCGTACGCGGTCGCTTCCGCATCCTTCGGACAGGTGCGTGCGACCAGATCCAGAAGGGCCAGCCGGAAGAATACGCTAAAAAACCCATAGAGCGTTTCAATCACAGTGACGGAAACCGGTCCCCAGTAGAACAAGTAAGACAGGCTGACCAGGGCCATCACGATGGGCCCGCGGGAAACCCAGACACGAACGTCATGGCTCTGACAAAATTTCCAGAACACCGCCGCCCCCACAAGGCCGGCGAGTGACCCCACCGTCATCAGGGACCCGATCCATTGAGGATTCAGTCGCAAAACATTGCTCTGGTAATAAAACTGGACCGTGCCGAGAAACGGATAAAAATTCCATAACACGATGGTCAGGCTGAGCATCCAGAATTTTTTCGTCCGGATAAATCCCCAGAATTGAAAGGGGTCTCTGGGCCGCGAACGGGAAGGTCCCTCCTCGTGAATCATGAACGACGAAGCAAAAATGGCCAAAGGCAATATCCCGGCGATTGCAAAAATCCATGAGTACGCCAGATGGCTTGTCATCCAACCGCTGCCGTAACCACTGAGAATGACGCTCGCGTAAAGCGCTCCGATCTGAAGGGCCTGATACGGTCCCGTTAAGCGGCGCGCCTGGCCGTCTTCGACCAGCAGCCCGTCGCAAGCCGCATCGGCAAAAGCCAGGGCCAGGCAGGCCCCCATCATCGGATACAGGAGGCCGGCGTAGCGGTAATGGGTCTGAAAGGCCAACACCCCAAAAGCCAATGACGCGGCCAGCGAACCGATCATCAGGTGCGGTCTCCGGCGATACCCACCGATCGGAACGAAATCAGACATCCATCCATACACGGGTTTCAGCAGCAGCGGCAATGTCATCCAGGCGATAAACCCGGACGTCTGCCCGGGTGTCAGATGGAGACGATCTTTGAGAACATAATTCAGCGGTTCATAAACAATGCCGATGCATCCTTGAACAAAATAATTGATTAAAAAAAAGGAATAACGACTTCGCGTGGAATCTCTCACAGCCCTTGTCCTATCCAACGAATGCTCAAGACCGCCAGCGACAGAACCTCCACGAGTTCACTGCAGGCTCCCAGCGTATCGCCGGTCATTCCGCCGATGCAACGCTCCGTATAGCGGCGAAAGACCCACGTGAAAAGGGCTACCACGGCCATCACGAGAAGCCCTTTCCAACGGAACAACGCGAAGGCGATCCCCGCACAGAGAAACGTGGCCATTCGAAGCGTCCACGGGTCCACCTGTCCGATATAAGGGAAAGCGGTTCCACCTTCGGACCGGGCATAGGTGGAACGGGCACAAAGCCAGACCATCGACCATCGTCCAAGAGTCGGCAAGAGAACCAGGGCCGGAATGGCTCGCGCAGAATCGAGTCCAGACAGGAGAGCGCCTTTCATCGCGAGCAAGCCAAAAACCCCCACGATCGCCATGGCTCCCGAATGGCTGTCTTTCATGATAGCCAGGATTTTCTCGCGGGAGCGATTCCCGTAAAACCCGTCGCACATATCCGCGAAACCGTCGAGATGGAGTGCTCCCGAGAAAAGAATCAGGCCCGTCATGCCGCAGACCGTCGCAACCATCGGAGTGAAAAGCTTCAGCCCCGCCCAGAAGAGAACCGCGCTAAGCCCCCCCAGAACAGCGCCGATTAGCGGATAGTAACGCATCGACCGGACCAGATCATCATCCCGCACAGTCCCGGAGATCCGGATCGGGAAGATACTGAGGAACTGAAATGCCAGGAGAAGTCGGGTCATTTTTTTTCAGACACACTCGCTTCCTGAAAGGTGGCCATTTCGTTAAAGACAGCGCAGGCCGCGTCGAGAAGCGGCATGGCCAGGGCAGCGCCGGTGCCTTCTCCGAGACGCATCTGGAAGTCGAGCAACGGAACAAGCGCCAGCTCCCGAAGGATCCGCTGATGCCCGCACTCGACGGATAAATGCGCCATGGCCAGATAATCCCGTACGGGTTTATTCGGAGCGAGACGACAGGCCACCAGCGCCGCCGCCCCGGAGATGAATCCATCCACGATCACCGGCGTTTTCGCGGCGGCCCCGGCCAGGATCACGCCGGCCAGTCCAGCGATTTCAAATCCGCCCACCCGCGCCAGAGCGGCCAGCGGGTCGCCTCCATCCACACGGTTCACGTCCAGCGCCTGACGGATAACGCTCACCTTGCGACGAAAGGTCTCCTCATCGATTCCCGTTCCCCTGCCGGTGACCTCCTCGACAGGCGAACCGGTCAGAGCAGCCACCAACGCGCTGGCGGCGGTCGTGTTGGCAATCCCCATATCCCCGGTTGCGAAAAGAGCGGCTCCCCGTTCCTTTTCAGACAGTGCCAGCCGGGCTCCCGCCAGAATGGCCTTAACAGCCTGCGCTTCGGTCATCGCGGGGCCCTTCGCCAGATTGGCGGTCCCAAACCCGATCTTGCACGAAACAAGCTCCTTCTGATCGCTGAAATCCGCCGCCACGCCGAAGTCGGCGACGACGACCTCCGCTCCGGCCTGACGCGCCAGAACATTGATCGCGGCGCCGCCGCGAAGAAAATTGCGAACCATCTCCGGAGTTACGGCCGCCGGGAAAGCGCTGACTCCTTCCTCGGCCACCCCGTGGTCGGCGGCAAAAATGAATATCACTTTGCGGGACACCCGCGGACGGGACTGTCGGGTGACTCCCGCGAGCCATCGGGCGAGTTCTTCCAGACGCCCGAGACTTCCCTGCGGCTTGCTCAGCGAATCGAGCCTCTCCTGCGCCCGATCCATGGCGCCCCGATCGAGCGGCTCGATCGAGTCGATTATCTTTTTGAGTTCAGCGTTCATTCTTGTTCCCCTTTAACAATACCGGGATGCCCGACACCATGAGATAAACCTGATTCGCGTATCGGGCCACAATCTGATTCGCGCGGCCCGCATAGTCTCGGAACGTTCGTCCCATATCCGTCATGGGGACAAGCCCGCAACCCACTTCATTGGACACAATCAGGGTGGTCCTCGGTGATGACGCCGCGGCTTGACAGAGTTTTTTGACCCTGGCGCAGATCCGGGATTCCCCTTCCCCCTGCATCAACCGTCCGGAGACATAGAGGGTCAAACAATCGATCAGCAGAACCTCCGTGCGGCGATCCACTTTGGAATATAGTCCGGCAAGGTCAATCTGATTCTCAAGCGTCTTCCAGTATTTGGGCCGATCTTGGCGGTGCCACTTAATCCGCCGACGCAGTTCGCCGTCCGTGGTGGGCAGGCAGGTCGCCACGAAAACAACTCGCCGGCTCAGCCGCCGGGCCAGATCCACCGCATAGCGGCTCTTGCCGCTCCGGCTTCCCCCCGTAATGTAAATCAGCATGGATGAATCCATTTCACCGTTCGCCCCTGAATCATTCGGATCGAACCGGGGGGCTGGATATGCTTCAAAAATTCTTTATTCGGAAGTTTGAGACGTTCGAGAACAATGGAGGATAACGACCCGCCATGAGCCACAATCAGAACATTTCGGTTAGAGAACCGACGTCCGAGAAGGCCAAGAAAACGCTTGATCCTTTTTCGCAAGGAACCGACCGTTTCCGCGCGCGGGATGCGGACGCTGGATGGATGCTGGACCCACCGCCTGGCCAGAGCAGGCCATTTTCGTTTAATGTCCTGGAAACGAAGACCTTCCCAGTCCCCAAAATGGATTTCTCTCAGAGAAGAATGCCGGGTGAAAACGACTGGGATCCGGCGATGAATAATTGCCGCCGTCTGTTTCGCACGCAAGAGCGGACTAACATAACATCGATCAATGGGATACTGGGCCAGAAGACGGGCGGCCGACCGGGCCTGAGCAATCCCCCGACGCGATAAGGACGGGCTGGTAGAACCGCAGTAAGTACCGGTCAGCCGGGTTTCCCCATGACGGACCAGTAAGAGCATTCCATTGGTTATTTGTTTTTCCGTTTTCTTGGACATAAAAAATCCTGATCTTCACAGACGAAGGATCAGGACTCCAATAGAAAACCGGCTTTCTACTCAACAATTGACCCTTCCCGCGAAGGACTTGAACGTATAGTGATTGTCAGTAGATCGGGCTTTCACCGTTGCGGGGCAGTCCCGGAATTTCACCGGAGTTCCACAGCCGCCAGACGTCTGGCGACCTTGGTCGCCAGACGTCTGGCGACCGCTGCCAATCACATAGAAAAGAACCCCCAACCAAGCGCTACTATAAATATCCTAAACAACCTTGTCAAATCACAGGTAACGACCGCGGTGAAGCCGGTGGAGCGAGGAGACGCGCTTTTTTCTGAAAGCCTCCCGTCTCTTGGTTTTGAAGTCGTGCAATTCGTCGGTGAGCTTCACGAAATCTGTTTCCCACTCCCCGGGCGCATAGAGGTCAATATTCTGAAACTGAAAGTTGGAACCGAATTGCTGGTCTTCGTAGTTGCCTTCGATGTCCAGGACGGTTTTCTCCCCCTCGTAGAAACGAATATGGCGAACACCTCGGGCATGGCCGGCACCGGAATACGTGAAGTCCGTATGCCCGACCGCATAGACTTTCTTGTGAAATCGGAATTGAACGATCGGCTCTTTCCCTCCAGCCACTTGCACCGGCTCTTCAACGGACTTCAACGGCCGCTCGATGAGCGGGCTTGAAGGAT
This genomic stretch from Elusimicrobiota bacterium harbors:
- the cobU gene encoding bifunctional adenosylcobinamide kinase/adenosylcobinamide-phosphate guanylyltransferase; this encodes MDSSMLIYITGGSRSGKSRYAVDLARRLSRRVVFVATCLPTTDGELRRRIKWHRQDRPKYWKTLENQIDLAGLYSKVDRRTEVLLIDCLTLYVSGRLMQGEGESRICARVKKLCQAAASSPRTTLIVSNEVGCGLVPMTDMGRTFRDYAGRANQIVARYANQVYLMVSGIPVLLKGNKNER
- the cobT gene encoding nicotinate-nucleotide--dimethylbenzimidazole phosphoribosyltransferase, coding for MNAELKKIIDSIEPLDRGAMDRAQERLDSLSKPQGSLGRLEELARWLAGVTRQSRPRVSRKVIFIFAADHGVAEEGVSAFPAAVTPEMVRNFLRGGAAINVLARQAGAEVVVADFGVAADFSDQKELVSCKIGFGTANLAKGPAMTEAQAVKAILAGARLALSEKERGAALFATGDMGIANTTAASALVAALTGSPVEEVTGRGTGIDEETFRRKVSVIRQALDVNRVDGGDPLAALARVGGFEIAGLAGVILAGAAAKTPVIVDGFISGAAALVACRLAPNKPVRDYLAMAHLSVECGHQRILRELALVPLLDFQMRLGEGTGAALAMPLLDAACAVFNEMATFQEASVSEKK
- a CDS encoding MFS transporter, which produces MRDSTRSRYSFFLINYFVQGCIGIVYEPLNYVLKDRLHLTPGQTSGFIAWMTLPLLLKPVYGWMSDFVPIGGYRRRPHLMIGSLAASLAFGVLAFQTHYRYAGLLYPMMGACLALAFADAACDGLLVEDGQARRLTGPYQALQIGALYASVILSGYGSGWMTSHLAYSWIFAIAGILPLAIFASSFMIHEEGPSRSRPRDPFQFWGFIRTKKFWMLSLTIVLWNFYPFLGTVQFYYQSNVLRLNPQWIGSLMTVGSLAGLVGAAVFWKFCQSHDVRVWVSRGPIVMALVSLSYLFYWGPVSVTVIETLYGFFSVFFRLALLDLVARTCPKDAEATAYAVFLSFFDIAMYGSNALGGKLYDVLQRILAHQAHPVQTSVVVLMLIGSLCTLTCRWTLPALEENTLKTEL
- a CDS encoding adenosylcobinamide-GDP ribazoletransferase translates to MTRLLLAFQFLSIFPIRISGTVRDDDLVRSMRYYPLIGAVLGGLSAVLFWAGLKLFTPMVATVCGMTGLILFSGALHLDGFADMCDGFYGNRSREKILAIMKDSHSGAMAIVGVFGLLAMKGALLSGLDSARAIPALVLLPTLGRWSMVWLCARSTYARSEGGTAFPYIGQVDPWTLRMATFLCAGIAFALFRWKGLLVMAVVALFTWVFRRYTERCIGGMTGDTLGACSELVEVLSLAVLSIRWIGQGL
- a CDS encoding TonB-dependent receptor, with protein sequence GSLAMPSIRGFSGRQILVVVDDVPQLPDYTGDVDLSRFPLDNVDRIEILRGGASAVYGPNAEGGVIQIITKRPISAVDVLAASDVGSFDTLHNRVRVGSQQGPVEAQASASRDLSDGFQQNSSYRNTNLAGFFAYDAKKLGKLSYSIEGAKGSIGLPSGTPVPIGDWDGELERQANDLTAYQTETNRNNRLQYLNRIRGIDLTARVANNVKDLDTFQFGAETMTRTEGRNAFGKLECPGRGALGYEFYQNRLDSNVYGVYRTNAWGTFYEAYFIRNAWLKFTPGIRYDRDNSYGESWSPRVELVVTPGEMWKMSASANRSFHAPTLADQFNPYVPSEFQPGHLNPEITWSYNLGATVKPMPGLETTVNLFHTETKDRIALKPVEVSTSVTYYPAFNLNRAFTRGVEAALSYAYKGVRQKLAYSYLQAEGENAENGNFDFRSLAFCPKHKIDYRADVRLPRQSGLTFDVHYVYKQWSAIGETGVEIPDYVVANIKATKKIGWLDLFVACSNLLDRHYAENADSFNGYFPQPGRTFSGGVTVHFWMAGQ
- a CDS encoding TonB-dependent receptor — encoded protein: MIRHFWLVLALSAGLPVLSPAEPVSGVAGSTATPVASFDLPNAPASVDLSTEPPSAALIGESVSIPIPQAMTDRSPGVFVTFSRFACSLRELPTSAETILPDVFKKFGAQNAGEAVARQPGLSTLPIGRLGSPLAASIRGSTSLQTLVLMDGRPVTGAALGAADLSEIPVEQIDHIEILRGGASALYGPNAMGGVINVITKRAAYRGLPISHVGYEGGSYGRQGYRMDFGSRLGIVDYFFSGNQQWESGFRSNADTRQHNIGGNIGVSMGAGGKFLFDIGNFHSEAGIPGRRCEIDDVYCQAVPLHFLEPHRFNDKDEKPASSPTARKTTDSNYIRTSYLLPLPMNSLLALRLYGMQREVDLNDTDDPNLLNASRSDRREQSKGAETQVNLPLGLLVGGNFIRDREDHENRLAPGNSFIKTIENWGVFAQETIRWKRITLIPSGRYDHNSQAGDSSNPRVSLMEDATDWLRFSGSTARSFRAPTIDDLFYVSPFFNGNPDLRPEKAWTYDAGVELHDSSVSVRATYFRANVTDLIQVKPATYDTVINVGRARRQGMEIQLNHILNDTFRNELNYTYLENLGIPGGVDHYVALAFSPRHTVNYLATFTLKKNWTFDSTLRYEDARYSGNDQSGVKLGSQLLWDLRVAYQLRQLEIYLGSSDLANKRYVEQPGYPLPGRTFYGGVKLKLWG
- a CDS encoding histidine phosphatase family protein yields the protein MSKKTEKQITNGMLLLVRHGETRLTGTYCGSTSPSLSRRGIAQARSAARLLAQYPIDRCYVSPLLRAKQTAAIIHRRIPVVFTRHSSLREIHFGDWEGLRFQDIKRKWPALARRWVQHPSSVRIPRAETVGSLRKRIKRFLGLLGRRFSNRNVLIVAHGGSLSSIVLERLKLPNKEFLKHIQPPGSIRMIQGRTVKWIHPC